A part of Streptomyces sp. NBC_01451 genomic DNA contains:
- the tatC gene encoding twin-arginine translocase subunit TatC — protein MLKSARNKEKERDPEGRMPLVEHLRELRNRVAKAMVAIVAITIVAAFFYNDIINFFTKPVLDSVGCPSSFSELAKQQTSGDSPCAKITINGLLAPFTLALKVSLMAGVVLASPVWLYQLWAFVAPGLHKSEKKYAYAFVASGVPLFLGGAYFAYRVLPTTAKVLIEFTPFGVDNLLPLDDLLDLVTRMVLVFGLSFELPLLLIMLNLTGILTGKRMAGWWRGMIMGITVFAAIATPSTDPLTMLALAGPIWVLYFGAVAFSLTNDRRKRRREAEGPDDDEASDLDLTPEDIGEIETVSASRAALPEQTGTERVNGYDDVT, from the coding sequence TTGCTCAAGTCTGCCCGCAACAAGGAGAAGGAGAGGGATCCCGAGGGGCGGATGCCCCTCGTGGAGCATCTCCGCGAGCTCCGCAACCGGGTCGCGAAGGCCATGGTGGCGATCGTCGCCATCACGATCGTGGCCGCCTTCTTCTACAACGACATCATCAACTTCTTCACCAAACCGGTGCTCGACTCGGTCGGATGCCCGTCGTCCTTCTCCGAGCTGGCAAAGCAGCAGACCTCGGGCGACAGCCCCTGCGCGAAGATCACGATCAACGGTCTCCTCGCGCCCTTCACGCTCGCCCTGAAGGTGTCGCTGATGGCCGGCGTCGTGCTCGCCTCGCCGGTCTGGCTCTACCAGCTCTGGGCGTTCGTCGCCCCGGGCCTGCACAAGAGCGAGAAGAAGTACGCCTACGCGTTCGTCGCCTCCGGTGTTCCGCTGTTCCTCGGTGGCGCCTACTTCGCCTACCGGGTGCTCCCCACCACTGCGAAGGTCCTGATCGAGTTCACGCCGTTCGGCGTCGACAACCTGCTGCCGCTGGACGACCTGCTCGACCTCGTCACGCGCATGGTGCTCGTCTTCGGTCTCTCCTTCGAACTGCCGCTGCTGCTGATCATGCTCAACCTCACCGGGATTCTCACCGGCAAGCGCATGGCCGGCTGGTGGCGCGGCATGATCATGGGCATCACGGTGTTCGCGGCGATCGCGACGCCGAGCACGGACCCGCTGACCATGCTGGCGCTCGCCGGACCGATCTGGGTTCTGTACTTCGGCGCGGTTGCCTTCTCGCTGACGAACGACCGGCGCAAGCGCCGCCGCGAGGCGGAGGGACCGGACGACGACGAGGCCTCCGACCTCGACCTCACTCCCGAGGACATCGGCGAGATCGAGACCGTCTCCGCCAGCCGGGCCGCCCTGCCCGAACAGACGGGCACGGAACGGGTCAACGGCTATGACGACGTGACCTGA
- a CDS encoding DEAD/DEAH box helicase, with product MIVLLSVGAGSLESTMTEDLSPAERYAAARKRAVEQATALASFREMYDFGLDPFQIEACQALEAGKGVLVAAPTGSGKTIVGEFAVHLALQQGKKCFYTTPIKALSNQKYSDLCRRYGADKVGLLTGDNSVNSDAPVVVMTTEVLRNMLYAGSQTLLGLGYVVMDEVHYLSDRFRGAVWEEVIIHLPESVTLVSLSATVSNAEEFGDWLDTVRGDTQVIVSEHRPVPLFQHVLAGRRMYDLFEEGEGSRKAVNPDLARLARMEAQRPSFQDRKRGRAMREADRERERRSRSRVWTPGRPEVIERLDNEGLLPAITFIFSRAACEAAVQQCLYAGLRLNDDEARERVRALVEERTASIPHEDLHVLGYYEWLEGLERGIAAHHAGMLPTFKEVVEELFVQGLVKAVFATETLALGINMPARSVVLEKLVKWNGEQHADITPGEYTQLTGRAGRRGIDVEGHAVVLWQRGMSPDHLAGLAGTRTYPLRSSFKPSYNMAVNLVEQFGRHRSRELLETSFAQFQADKSVVGISRQVQRNEEGLDGYKDSMTCHLGDFEEYARLRRELKDRETDLARQGAAQRRAEAAVALEKLKPGDIIHVPTGKYAGLALVLDPGLPAGRSNGHRGFEQHDGPRPLVLTSERQVKRLASMDFPVPVEPLERMRVPKSFNPRSPQSRRDLASALRSKAGHIPPERARKQRAQAADDREIARLRAAIRAHACHGCSDREDHARWAERYHRLLRDTSQLERRIEGRTNTIARTFDRIVALLTELDYLRADEVTEHGKRLARLYGELDLLASECLRAGVWEGLSPAELAACVSALVYESRVADDAMAPKVPSGKAKAALGEMVRIWGRLDALEEEFRITQSEGVGQREPDLGFAWAAYEWASGKGLDEVLREAEMPAGDFVRWCKQVIDVLGQISAAAPVSGTEGSTVAKNARKAVDGLLRGVVAYSSVG from the coding sequence ATGATCGTCCTGTTGTCAGTGGGGGCCGGTAGTCTCGAAAGCACGATGACAGAGGACCTCTCACCGGCCGAGCGGTATGCGGCAGCACGCAAGCGCGCTGTCGAGCAGGCCACCGCGCTCGCGTCCTTCCGCGAGATGTACGACTTCGGCCTCGACCCCTTCCAGATCGAGGCCTGCCAGGCGCTCGAAGCCGGGAAGGGCGTGCTGGTGGCCGCCCCCACGGGTTCGGGCAAGACGATCGTCGGCGAGTTCGCCGTCCATCTCGCCCTCCAGCAGGGCAAGAAGTGCTTCTACACGACGCCCATCAAGGCCCTGTCGAACCAGAAGTACTCCGACCTGTGCCGTCGTTACGGCGCGGACAAGGTCGGCCTGCTCACCGGCGACAACAGCGTCAACTCCGATGCCCCGGTGGTCGTGATGACCACCGAGGTGCTGCGGAACATGCTGTACGCGGGCTCGCAGACCCTCCTGGGCCTCGGCTATGTGGTCATGGACGAGGTGCACTACCTCTCCGACCGCTTCCGCGGCGCCGTGTGGGAGGAAGTGATCATCCACCTCCCCGAGTCGGTCACCCTCGTCTCGCTGTCGGCGACCGTGTCCAACGCCGAGGAGTTCGGCGACTGGCTCGACACCGTGCGCGGCGACACCCAGGTGATCGTCTCCGAGCACCGGCCCGTGCCCCTGTTCCAGCACGTGCTCGCCGGACGCCGGATGTACGACCTCTTCGAGGAGGGCGAGGGCAGCAGGAAGGCCGTCAACCCCGACCTCGCGCGGCTCGCGCGGATGGAGGCCCAGCGGCCCTCCTTCCAGGACCGCAAACGCGGGCGTGCCATGCGCGAGGCCGACCGTGAGCGGGAGCGCAGATCCCGCTCACGCGTGTGGACGCCGGGACGCCCCGAGGTCATCGAACGGCTCGACAACGAAGGCCTGTTGCCCGCCATCACGTTCATCTTCAGCCGCGCGGCCTGCGAGGCCGCCGTACAGCAGTGCCTGTACGCGGGACTTCGGCTGAACGACGACGAGGCGCGCGAGCGGGTGCGGGCCCTCGTCGAGGAGCGCACCGCCTCCATCCCCCACGAGGACCTGCACGTCCTCGGGTACTACGAGTGGCTGGAGGGCCTGGAGCGAGGCATCGCCGCCCACCACGCGGGCATGCTGCCCACGTTCAAGGAGGTCGTCGAGGAACTCTTCGTACAGGGCCTCGTGAAGGCCGTGTTCGCCACCGAGACCCTCGCGCTCGGCATCAACATGCCCGCCCGCTCGGTCGTGCTGGAGAAGCTCGTCAAGTGGAACGGCGAACAGCACGCCGACATCACTCCCGGCGAGTACACCCAGCTGACGGGGCGTGCGGGGCGCCGTGGCATCGACGTCGAGGGCCATGCCGTGGTGCTGTGGCAGCGCGGGATGAGCCCCGATCACCTCGCGGGACTGGCCGGCACGCGCACGTATCCGCTGCGCTCCAGCTTCAAGCCGTCGTACAACATGGCGGTCAACCTCGTGGAGCAGTTCGGGCGGCACCGCTCGCGCGAGCTGCTGGAGACCTCGTTCGCGCAGTTCCAGGCCGACAAGTCGGTCGTCGGGATCTCCCGGCAGGTGCAGCGCAACGAGGAGGGCCTGGACGGCTACAAGGATTCCATGACCTGCCACCTGGGTGACTTCGAGGAGTACGCGCGGCTGCGCCGCGAACTCAAGGACCGGGAGACCGACCTGGCCCGGCAGGGCGCCGCCCAACGGCGCGCCGAGGCCGCCGTCGCGCTGGAGAAGCTCAAACCCGGTGACATCATCCACGTCCCCACGGGCAAGTACGCGGGCCTCGCGCTCGTCCTCGACCCGGGGCTGCCCGCGGGCCGGTCCAACGGCCATCGCGGCTTCGAGCAGCACGACGGCCCCCGGCCGCTGGTGCTGACGTCGGAACGGCAGGTGAAGCGGCTGGCGTCGATGGACTTCCCGGTGCCCGTCGAGCCGTTGGAGCGGATGCGGGTCCCCAAGTCCTTCAACCCGCGTTCGCCGCAGTCCCGCCGCGACCTCGCCTCCGCGCTGCGCTCCAAGGCCGGGCACATCCCGCCCGAGCGGGCCCGCAAGCAGCGGGCCCAGGCGGCCGACGACCGTGAGATCGCCCGGCTGCGCGCCGCGATCCGCGCCCACGCCTGCCACGGCTGCAGCGACCGCGAGGACCACGCCCGTTGGGCCGAGCGCTACCACCGCCTGCTGCGCGACACCTCGCAGCTGGAACGGCGCATCGAGGGCCGCACGAACACCATCGCCCGCACGTTCGACCGCATCGTCGCCCTGCTCACCGAGCTGGACTACCTGCGCGCCGACGAGGTGACCGAGCACGGCAAGCGGCTCGCCCGGCTCTACGGCGAGTTGGACCTGCTGGCCAGCGAATGCCTGCGCGCGGGCGTGTGGGAGGGGCTGTCGCCCGCCGAACTCGCCGCCTGCGTCTCGGCGTTGGTGTACGAGTCCCGGGTCGCCGACGACGCCATGGCGCCTAAGGTGCCGTCCGGCAAGGCCAAGGCCGCGCTCGGCGAGATGGTCCGCATCTGGGGTCGGCTCGACGCGCTGGAGGAGGAGTTCCGGATCACCCAGAGCGAGGGCGTCGGCCAGCGCGAGCCCGACCTCGGCTTCGCCTGGGCGGCCTACGAGTGGGCCTCCGGCAAGGGCCTCGACGAGGTGCTGCGCGAGGCGGAGATGCCGGCCGGCGACTTCGTCCGGTGGTGCAAGCAGGTCATCGACGTCCTCGGCCAGATCTCGGCCGCGGCGCCGGTCTCCGGCACGGAGGGGTCGACGGTCGCGAAGAACGCGCGCAAGGCCGTGGACGGGCTGCTGCGGGGGGTTGTGGCCTACTCGTCCGTGGGGTGA